From the Brassica napus cultivar Da-Ae chromosome A8, Da-Ae, whole genome shotgun sequence genome, one window contains:
- the LOC106360506 gene encoding uncharacterized protein LOC106360506 isoform X2 has protein sequence MAQDSEKRFHQIMNKLFTPSKSPLPSSPSSTSSPVEQQSRGKKRPNPSSALALVEPKTALATTIDRSLKAPATGTSQSGLCRPWDRGDLMRRLASFKSMTWFAKPQVISALNCARRGWVNDDTDTISCESCGAHLYFSAPASWSKQQVEKAASVFSLKLDNGHKLLCPWIENSCEETLSEFPSMTPQDLVERHEERSEALLQLLALPVISPSAIDYMKSSDLEEYLKRHIAAGDTTAECSQTESLINHVGASPAQLFYQAQKLISLCGWEPRALPYIVDCKDKSGEASKGTDTIDLLPETATRELLSSSSSTSNPNGVSENSENPVVPDTLNSDPSSVVLDCKLCGACVGLWVFSTVPRPLELCRVTGDTEVNTEKNSRDDTLQRQTSSLQFTIAGGPPATKQNFKATISLPIVGRNLRSRFASYSRDRDHGTDNSIQDQQCRTPERNGGGIENSDQDMIDVGEKADGGRNASDLVSNTTPQTKDKQLMVVTSSLPENYKPKDSTGGKSNKQMEFDPINQHRHFCPWIWSTGRRGPGWRQTLSALQRQKGSCQTPPAPSSIFKVDDPLTSVRNLFKSPSPKKARLNRGSSS, from the exons ATGGCACAAGACTCGGAGAAGAGGTTCCACCAGATCATGAACAAGCTCTTCACCCCATCGAAATCTCCGCTTCCTTCTTCCCCCTCCTCCACTAG CTCACCTGTAGAGCAGCAATCAAGAGGCAAGAAGCGTCCAAATCCTTCATCTGCGTTAGCACTTGTTGAGCCAAAGACTGCATTAGCTACCACCATTGATAGGTCTTTGAAGGCTCCGGCCACCGGGACATCACAGTCTGGTCTTTGCAGGCCGTGGGATAGAGGAGACCTTATGAGGAGGCTTGCTTCTTTCAAGTCCATGACTTGGTTTGCCAAACCCCAG GTTATTAGTGCTTTGAATTGCGCGAGGAGAGGGTGGGTGAATGATGACACTGATACTATCTCTTGTGAATCTTGTGGAGCTCATCTTTACTTTTCAGCCCCTGCTTCTTGGTCAAAGCAACAAG TGGAGAAAGCGGCGTCTGTCTTCAGCTTAAAGTTGGATAATGGACACAAGTTACTTTGTCCGTGGATTGAGAATTCATGCGAAGAAACGCTTTCTGAGTTTCCTTCAATGACGCCGCAGGATTTAGTAGAAAGACATGAAGAGCGTTCAGAAGCTTTACTTCAGCTTTTAGCCCTGCCTGTTATTTCACCATCAGCCATTGACTACATGAAGAGTTCTGACCTGGAGGAATATCTCAAACGACATATTGCAGCTGGCGACACAACAGCCGAATGTTCTCAAACCGAATCCCTTATCAATCATGTTGGAGCGAGTCCGGCTCAACTTTTCTACCAG GCACAAAAGCTTATCAGTTTATGTGGATGGGAACCGAGGGCACTTCCCTATATTGTGGACTGCAAAGATAAATCTGGCGAGGCCTCTAAGGGTACAGATACTATTGATTTACTTCCAGAAACTGCTACCCGCGAGCTTCTAAGCTCCTCCAGTTCAACTTCGAATCCAAATGGAGTATCAGAGAATAGTGAAAACCCAGTGGTTCCCGACACACTAAACTCTGATCCCAGTTCTGTTGTACTAGACTGTAAGCTCTGTGGAGCCTGTGTTGGGCTCTGGGTTTTCTCAACTGTTCCGAGACCACTGGAATTGTGTAGAGTCACCGGTGACACAGAAGTTAACACAGAGAAAAACTCCAGGGATGATACTCTTCAAAGACAAACTTCAAGCTTACAGTTTACCATAGCAGGAGGACCCCCAGCTacaaagcaaaacttcaaagcGACCATATCGCTGCCTATTGTCGGCAGGAACTTGAGGTCGAGGTTTGCTTCTTACTCTAGAGATCGTGATCACGGGACTGACAATTCTATTCAGGATCAGCAGTGTAGGACACCAGAGAGAAACGGTGGTGGTATAGAAAATAGCGATCAAGACATGATTGATGTGGGAGAGAAGGCTGATGGAGGAAGAAACGCATCTGATTTAGTTAGTAATACTACACCACAAACCAAAGACAAACAACTGATGGTGGTAACATCAAGTCTTCCTGAAAACTATAAACCAAAGGATTCAACTGGAG GTAAATCAAACAAACAGATGGAGTTTGATCCGATCAATCAGCATAGGCATTTCTGTCCTTGGATCTGGTCAACTGGTAGAAGAGGCCCTGGATGGAGACAGACTCTGTCTGCATTACAACGCCAGAAGGGATCTTGTCAGACTCCACCGGCACCCTCTTCCATTTTCAAg GTAGATGATCCGTTAACATCAGTTCGGAACCTATTTAAGTCGCCATCCCCGAAAAAAGCAAGACTGAACAGAGGATCTTCCAGCTGA
- the LOC106360506 gene encoding uncharacterized protein LOC106360506 isoform X1 encodes MAQDSEKRFHQIMNKLFTPSKSPLPSSPSSTSSPVEQQSRGKKRPNPSSALALVEPKTALATTIDRSLKAPATGTSQSGLCRPWDRGDLMRRLASFKSMTWFAKPQVISALNCARRGWVNDDTDTISCESCGAHLYFSAPASWSKQQVEKAASVFSLKLDNGHKLLCPWIENSCEETLSEFPSMTPQDLVERHEERSEALLQLLALPVISPSAIDYMKSSDLEEYLKRHIAAGDTTAECSQTESLINHVGASPAQLFYQAQKLISLCGWEPRALPYIVDCKDKSGEASKGTDTIDLLPETATRELLSSSSSTSNPNGVSENSENPVVPDTLNSDPSSVVLDCKLCGACVGLWVFSTVPRPLELCRVTGDTEVNTEKNSRDDTLQRQTSSLQFTIAGGPPATKQNFKATISLPIVGRNLRSRFASYSRDRDHGTDNSIQDQQCRTPERNGGGIENSDQDMIDVGEKADGGRNASDLVSNTTPQTKDKQLMVVTSSLPENYKPKDSTGDTGKSNKQMEFDPINQHRHFCPWIWSTGRRGPGWRQTLSALQRQKGSCQTPPAPSSIFKVDDPLTSVRNLFKSPSPKKARLNRGSSS; translated from the exons ATGGCACAAGACTCGGAGAAGAGGTTCCACCAGATCATGAACAAGCTCTTCACCCCATCGAAATCTCCGCTTCCTTCTTCCCCCTCCTCCACTAG CTCACCTGTAGAGCAGCAATCAAGAGGCAAGAAGCGTCCAAATCCTTCATCTGCGTTAGCACTTGTTGAGCCAAAGACTGCATTAGCTACCACCATTGATAGGTCTTTGAAGGCTCCGGCCACCGGGACATCACAGTCTGGTCTTTGCAGGCCGTGGGATAGAGGAGACCTTATGAGGAGGCTTGCTTCTTTCAAGTCCATGACTTGGTTTGCCAAACCCCAG GTTATTAGTGCTTTGAATTGCGCGAGGAGAGGGTGGGTGAATGATGACACTGATACTATCTCTTGTGAATCTTGTGGAGCTCATCTTTACTTTTCAGCCCCTGCTTCTTGGTCAAAGCAACAAG TGGAGAAAGCGGCGTCTGTCTTCAGCTTAAAGTTGGATAATGGACACAAGTTACTTTGTCCGTGGATTGAGAATTCATGCGAAGAAACGCTTTCTGAGTTTCCTTCAATGACGCCGCAGGATTTAGTAGAAAGACATGAAGAGCGTTCAGAAGCTTTACTTCAGCTTTTAGCCCTGCCTGTTATTTCACCATCAGCCATTGACTACATGAAGAGTTCTGACCTGGAGGAATATCTCAAACGACATATTGCAGCTGGCGACACAACAGCCGAATGTTCTCAAACCGAATCCCTTATCAATCATGTTGGAGCGAGTCCGGCTCAACTTTTCTACCAG GCACAAAAGCTTATCAGTTTATGTGGATGGGAACCGAGGGCACTTCCCTATATTGTGGACTGCAAAGATAAATCTGGCGAGGCCTCTAAGGGTACAGATACTATTGATTTACTTCCAGAAACTGCTACCCGCGAGCTTCTAAGCTCCTCCAGTTCAACTTCGAATCCAAATGGAGTATCAGAGAATAGTGAAAACCCAGTGGTTCCCGACACACTAAACTCTGATCCCAGTTCTGTTGTACTAGACTGTAAGCTCTGTGGAGCCTGTGTTGGGCTCTGGGTTTTCTCAACTGTTCCGAGACCACTGGAATTGTGTAGAGTCACCGGTGACACAGAAGTTAACACAGAGAAAAACTCCAGGGATGATACTCTTCAAAGACAAACTTCAAGCTTACAGTTTACCATAGCAGGAGGACCCCCAGCTacaaagcaaaacttcaaagcGACCATATCGCTGCCTATTGTCGGCAGGAACTTGAGGTCGAGGTTTGCTTCTTACTCTAGAGATCGTGATCACGGGACTGACAATTCTATTCAGGATCAGCAGTGTAGGACACCAGAGAGAAACGGTGGTGGTATAGAAAATAGCGATCAAGACATGATTGATGTGGGAGAGAAGGCTGATGGAGGAAGAAACGCATCTGATTTAGTTAGTAATACTACACCACAAACCAAAGACAAACAACTGATGGTGGTAACATCAAGTCTTCCTGAAAACTATAAACCAAAGGATTCAACTGGAG ATACAGGTAAATCAAACAAACAGATGGAGTTTGATCCGATCAATCAGCATAGGCATTTCTGTCCTTGGATCTGGTCAACTGGTAGAAGAGGCCCTGGATGGAGACAGACTCTGTCTGCATTACAACGCCAGAAGGGATCTTGTCAGACTCCACCGGCACCCTCTTCCATTTTCAAg GTAGATGATCCGTTAACATCAGTTCGGAACCTATTTAAGTCGCCATCCCCGAAAAAAGCAAGACTGAACAGAGGATCTTCCAGCTGA
- the LOC111208632 gene encoding uncharacterized protein LOC111208632 → MGDVRRIVVVVEDKEAARTALQWALHNLFRQGDIIVLLHVISPPPRKKKSTAVRLLRRHGYHLALSFREICDAFFNTNTEIIVREGDEDGRTIAEVVKELGASMILVGLHQNSFLYRWAMSGIDVTRNLGCKVMAIKQPSSEESPPGKVKGRRMTSHTTATSDSLTNFDFSQIEISGLQVPEIRTPKVPYRLCPSPRAILWRTRPRRSKARYAVVS, encoded by the exons ATGGGAGACGTACGGAGGATCGTGGTGGTtgtagaagataaagaagcgGCGAGGACGGCGTTGCAATGGGCACTCCATAACCTCTTCCGTCAAGGTGACATCATAGTCCTCCTCCACGTAATCTCTCCTCCGCCGCGCAAGAAGAAATCGACAGCGGTGCGTCTCCTCCGACGCCACGGATACCATCTCGCCCTCTCTTTCCGTGAAATCTGCGACGCTTTCTTCAAC ACGAATACGGAGATAATAGTGAGAGAAGGCGACGAAGATGGAAGAACCATCGCTGAAGTGGTGAAAGAGCTTGGTGCTTCGATGATTCTCGTTGGTCTCCATCAAAACAGCTTTCTTTACAG ATGGGCAATGAGTGGGATTGATGTAACTAGAAACTTGGGCTGCAAAGTGATGGCTATAAAGCAGCCTTCGTCGGAAGAGTCGCCGCCGGGAAAAGTGAAGGGACGACGCATGACCTCACATACGACGGCGACATCAGATAGTTTAACTAACTTTGACTTTTCCCAAATCGAAATTTCTGGATTACA GGTTCCTGAGATTCGGACACCTAAAGTGCCATACAGATTATGTCCGAGTCCTCGTGCGATACTTTGGAGGACAAGACCACGGAGATCTAAAGCTCGATACGCTGTAGTTTCATAG